The genomic segment AAAGATTTTATGAATGGttgcataaaaatgttatgtatatatgacAATATTATGATGATTGTAACTTCCTGAGCGACCACTATAAGGCCaacaataaaattaaaaaactttGTGCAAGacttgtaaaatatattaaatatacacCTAAAATATCAAATAAAGAACACTTGAAAGACCATCATTGCAATCTTTTGAATTAATGGATATATGAACAATTAGTTAGTTAACATAAAACTAATTATTGAGAGcctattcacatttttgataattttcttcgAATATTCAGAGTTCTAGAACCTCATGTCAATAATAGTAGATGTAAACTTGATAATAGT from the Plasmodium cynomolgi strain B DNA, scaffold: 0640, whole genome shotgun sequence genome contains:
- a CDS encoding CYIR protein (putative;~vir-type antigen) is translated as MYYLLFLFLRGLVLKNYLLKDFMNGCIKMLCIYDNIMMIANNKIKKLCARLVKYIKYTPKISNKEHLKDHHCNLLN